Genomic segment of Benincasa hispida cultivar B227 chromosome 1, ASM972705v1, whole genome shotgun sequence:
TGTCAAAGCGGTTTGTTGAACCTTGAACCTTCTGATGGGGGTGAAGCTCAAAAGCCTTTTGATCTTTTCCTCTTTTTACCTGAGGAAAGTCCCGCCCCGAATGCTCGTGGAAAACTCATCTCCTGACTATGGGTCCACCTCGGCTACTGTGAAGGNNNNNNNNNNNNNNNNNNNNNNNNNNNNNNNNNNNNNNNNNNNNNNNNNNNNNNNNNNNNNNNNNNNNNNNNNNNNNNNNNNNNNNNNNNNNNNNNNNNNNNNNNNNNNNNNNNNNNNNNNNNNNNNNNNNNNNNNNNNNNNNNNNNNNNNNNNNNNNNNNNNNNNNNNNNNNNNNNNNNNNNNNNNNNNNNNNNNNNNNNNNNNNNNNNNNNNNNNNNNNNNNNNNNNNNNNNNNNNNNNNNNNNNNNNNNNNNNNNNNNNNNNNNNNNNNNNNNNNNNNNNNNNNNNNNNNNNNNNNNNNNNNNNNNNNNNNNNNNNNNNNNNNNNNNNNNNNNNNNNNNNNNNNNNNNNNNNNNNNNNNNNNNNNNNNNNNNNNNNNNNNNNNNNNNNNNNNNNNNNNNNNNNNNNNNNNNNNNNNNNNNNNNNNNNNNNNNNNNNNNNNNNNNNNNNNNNNNNNNNNNNNNNNNNNNNNNNNNNNNNNNNNNNNNNNNNNNNNNNNNNNNNNNNNNNNNNNNNNNNNNNNNNNNNNNNNNNNNNNNNNNNNNNNNNNNNNNNNNNNNNNNNNNNNNNNNNNNNNNNNNNNNNNNNNNNNNNNNNNNNNNNNNNNNNNNNNNNNNNNNNNNNNNNNNNNNNNNNNNNNNNNNNNNNNNNNNNNNNNNNNNNNNNNNNNNNNNNNNNNNNNNNNNNNNNNNNNNNNNNNNNNNNNNNNNNNNNNNNNNNNNNNNNNNNNNNNNNNNNNNNNNNNNNNNNNNNNNNNNNNNNNNNNNNNNNNNNNNNNNNNNNNNNNNNNNNNNNNNNNNNNNNNNNNNNNNNNNNNNNNNNNNNNNNNNNNNNNNNNNNNNNNNNNNNNNNNNNNNNNNNNNNNNNNNNNNNNNNNNNNNNNNNNNNNNNNNNNNNNNNNNNNNNNNNNNNNNNNNNNNNNNNNNNNNNNNNNNNNNNNNNNNNNNNNNNNNNNNNNNNNNNNNNNNNNNNNNNNNNNNNNNNNNNNNNNNNNNNNNNNNNNNNNNNNNNNNNNNNNNNNNNNNNNNNNNNNNNNNNNNNNNNNNNNNNNNNNNNNNNNNNNNNNNNNNNNNNNNNNNNNNNNNNNNNNNNNNNNNNNNNNNNNNNNNNNNNNNNNNNNNNNNNNNNNNNNNNNNNNNNNNNNNNNNNNNNNNNNNNNNNNNNNNNNNNNNNNNNNNNNNNNNNNNNNNNNNNNNNNNNNNNNNNNNNNNNNNNNNNNNNNNNNNNNNNNNNNNNNNNNNNNNNNNNNNNNNNNNNNNNNNNNNNNNNNNNNNNNNNNNNNNNNNNNNNNNNNNNNNNNNNNNNNNNNNNNNNNNNNNNNNNNNNNNNNNNNNNNNNNNNNNNNNNNNNNNNNNNNNNNNNNNNNNNNNNNNNNNNNNNNNNNNNNNNNNNNNNNNNNNNNNNNNNNNNNNNNNNNNNNNNNNNNNNNNNNNNNNNNNNNNNNNNNNNNNNNNNNNNNNNNNNNNNNNNNNNNNNNNNNNNNNNNNNTACCTCGTATACTGTCTTTGAGGCATTGGACAAACTTTTCCGCCCTTATAGCTTCCGTGGCGACCAACTCCGGGGCAAAACGGGATAAGGTGTCAAACTCTTGGTCATACTCCTCCACTGACATGTGTCCCTACCTCAGCTCCAAGAACTCCCTCTGCTTATTGTACCTCAGGTTGGCAAAGAAGTACTTCGCATAAAAGCACTCCTTGAACTGCTCCCAAGTCACTGGATCCTCTCCTACACCCAAAATCCTTTCTGTCGTCTGCCATCAGATCTGAGCCTTGTCGGTAAGCATAAAAACGGCACACTGCACCTTCTGATCTTCTGGGCATTTCATATAACGAAAAATCGTTTCAATCGAGAATATCCATAATTCTGCGTTGGTAGGGTCCTTTAGTGACCCATTGAAGGTGTTGGGTTGTACTTCCTGAAATCTCGCAAATGCTTGGCCTCCATCGAAAGGCCTGACATGCTTTGGTTCTAGATCATGTTTTAAGTTTGGACTTGCGACACCTGATCCTGTGGTGGTGGTGTCTGATGGAACTGGGCAAATTGGGTCAGTCATTCATCCAACatgtccttcaccttacccAACACAGCTGATGTAACTGCCTCCCCAATTGTGGCTTCCCAATCAGTAACCTCTGCTGGATCGACGAGGGTGAGCTGCGTTTGTGGTGGTGTGGCCGTGTACTGAGCTCTACTTCGTGTTCGGGTTCGCGGCCACCCTGACCCTGAGGGGTCCCTAGGCGGTAAGAAATCCTCAGGTACCGGAGGGTCTTAAACTTGTGCATCTTGAACTTGTGGATCCTCATCATGAGGATCCTGATCATGAACTGACGGATTCTGCTCTTCGGGAACGCGCCCCCTTCCGGTAACCCtatgacctgtctcttatacacatctagatgtgtataagagacagctagtGTCAACGACACTAGCTAAGATACTCCAGGTACCCTGGTTAAGCAACCTCTGAGCTTTCATGGCAGAAATCACTTTGGGCAGGACCACGGTCCCCGCCCCTTTAAATTTAAAGCTGGCTCCTGTGGGAAGGTTAAAGATCACCTCCTTGCGAGAGCAGTCTATACTGGTATGTTAGCAGCTAGCCAATCCATGCACAAAATCACATCAAAATCCCGCATTTCCAAGACTACTAAAGTCACATCCAGGGTATGACTCGCTACTTCAatctgacatgcttttatcttctCCTTTGTTAACATAATTTCTCCAGACAGAGTGGAAACCGACAACACATAGTGTAAAGGCTCTAGTTCTAACATGACATGCTTAACAAACAACGACGATATAAACGAATAGGATGAACCCAAATCAAACAATACTAGCGCAAAATGCTCCAAGATTGGGAGCGTACCTGTCACAACAGTGCCTGCTTTCTCGACCTCTTGCCGGATGGTAGAGTAAACACAACCTTGNACGAACCATTTTCCTGACAGTTATTCGCAACCACCCCTTAGCTACTTTCCTTACTAGCACAAAACACATCAATTGCAATCATAAATGCTATTAACTCGGGTGCATATTATTCTAAATACTTTTCATAAAGGACATAACTGGCGACGACGAAGAATCCATTTTGCCAAAGAAACAATCTGGACTTACATaataagtcagtctacagaaccaaAACACGGGTTCTAATACCAACTGTAACAACCCCACTTTCTAAGACTACTAAAAAAGGGATCACTactgcatgcatgcataaatattctcattgaagaaaataaagtaaattaaagaaaataatcataATCTTGAACTGCATTAAGTATATAAGAAAATGTTCTGACATATCTCAAAATCTTAAATCATACAACCCGAGCATCTTttttaacaagaaaaaaaatcatataaaaagaattaaattaaattataataaaaccatgaataaaataaaattaaaaaaacaaaaagaaaaaaacaaaacatgcgAAATTATAAAGGGTCAAATGCGGAAGCAAATTTTGGTTCCTTTGGCACTGTCACAGATTTCTCTTGTCAGTCACCCAATGTCCTTGCCCTTAcctaaaaaagaataaagataAAGGttaagtataaaatactcagtaagtgatcccattacggGGATCAGACTATGCATCCATGAGCAAAGAAAGAATAGCCCATGGCTCATATAGCTACATCGGtttttgatgatgaaaggaaaaccaaaagacgtactatctccgtcaaacatgataataacatgaacgtgaactcGTCGACTtatgcatgtctagcggcccgtaggcacactgtcaaacataataataacatgaacgtgaatcAATcaactcacgcatgtctagcggcccgtaggcacaccgtcaaacatgataataacatgaacgttaacctgtcgattcacgcatgtctagcggcccgtaggcacaccgtcaaaacatgaaacatgaaaataaaattaacatgaacgtaaacttgtcggctcacgcatgtctaacgGCCCGTAGGCATACcagtcaaacatgataataacatgaacgttaaCCTATCAATTCacacatgtctagcggcccgtagacacaccgtcaaacataataataatatgtgtcAAGGCGAGACAATAAACTGCTCtactggtctattcatgcatcacatacataatatcaatACTGATTAGAAATTTTAACATGTTCATATTACTTGTAACTGCCATGTAATTAGCAAAACATAATGTCAAACAAATTCATGCTCCAGAGTTCACCAAGTAACTTGATAGGTCTAATTTAGGTCGCCTGAGACATAATCACAAGTTTAATTTAGCAACTATGGCCTAGGAAGTGAGTCAAGATTAAGTAAATCCTCGGTGTCCAAGTCTGAAGGATAACCAACCAACTTACACAAAACTTACCCAAACTAAAACTCTCCGATGAAAAGAATGGTATTTTCTTTGATAGCAACGCCCcgaaatcttaaaaaaaaaatccaaatcctGAAAGTTGACACAATGGAACAACTAGAATTGTTTCCAACACCGAGAGACacttaaaaaaaactcaaacacGAACCTTGCCCAAAATAATCCAATTCTTAcccaatctaaaaaaaaaacaaaggcgACGAACGGTGGTAGATGCAAAACTATACGACGGGTCTGACAATGACGAAGCTGGCGGCGGTTGGAACTCACCGCGGCAGCTGAAAGGTGAACGGTGAGGTGATGGCGACGACTAGGGCTGgaaggaaagaagaagagggggggggggggggggctgCGCGTGGGTtgaggagagagaaaaaaaattcactttttttcttttctcttttctttaaccttttccataaatatatataaccaaattaaactctttcctttttcctttcaaaaaaacaaattccttaattatatcccaaaatatatatactaatatatatattttccttttctttataaaaaaaaagaatcgaataaacacatttaattatctccATAGATAATCAAATCTCCCAAATACAAgccaaaataaaactcaattaattctaaataattaaatcatattttagcttagtcaaaaacataaatctcatataatttatctaagtagccaacataaaaaaaaaaaaaaaaaaaaaaaaaaaaaacttatttacaaaataaatcaaGATGTTATCCATACTATTTCCAGACATTGTTTTTTCATGCACAATCAAACATAGTCATTTTTTATTCTCAGTATAGGAAACATAGTCATCCTTGATTCCTAGTATAGGAAATATTCATAGAAATGAACACATGTGGAAGAAACTTTAACACCATAGTCTCACTGATACTACCTCTCAGTTAATTTGCAAATGTTTAACACGGCTTTTTACCTTGAAAGTCAACACATGATCATATCAGCTGGCCTCAAGAGTCCTTGAAACATCCATTTTGAGGGGGAGCAAGACCTCCACTTCCACCATAATCACATCAGATCGGACACCAATGTCAACATGATATCGATTCAGATGGTAGTACATTCCGGAGGTCCCTGCAGCCATACTCCCAACATTTGGCATTAACAATTTGGAAATGATAGCAATGCCAGAGTATGAAGCACCTGCAGCAACAGAGTGAGCTTGACCACTTGTTCCAGCCCCACTATGCATTATCAGAAGACCTGTTTTGCAGTATAAAGCAAAATCCTCACAGTTGTTTCTACGCACATCAAACTTTCCAAATCCAGTTAGAAGAAGATATATTGCTCTGTGAAGAACCATATTTGACAAGTCGGATTTTGCGGTGGTGCAAGTGCCGCCTCTCACccttgaaaggaaaaaaaataagaaactcCATAATCATAGCGGTAAACGGATCCATTTTCGAGGATGCAATCCAGACAAGAAAGGACTACACCACTTCCCGACAGCCGGATTCCAGTGGAGGATGGTGTGGATGTTTGGGCAGGATGATGGAGTGATGGACCATGAACAACAGATACTCGAAGATACGGCAGTTTTTGAGTTTATCTCAGGTGTAAAATGAATCCCTGATGTCCACCTGCGAATATTCCTGCATAGAGAAACCATTGGAACAATAtgcaaaagattaaattataagaAATACTCTTGAACTTTGTCATATGTTTAAAAATACTTATATACTTTTAGAAGTTGCAACATTACCTAAACTAAcataaatgtttcaaaaataccgttAGAGTAGAAATTCTATAGGATTTTGAACGAAAATTGAGATATGAAACAGTGTAGCAATCACCATATCATTTTTGATCTACACAGTTTTAAATCtcaattttgttcaaaattctAAAGGACTTCTACTCTAAGATTAGTTTtgaatcatttataaaagttgtgggataatattgtaacttttgaaagtattaaggtattttttaaacaaatggtGATGTGCAAGGGATGTGCCTTCGACCTAGGGACAAATTCTTCGAATTTTTCCAACTCACGTGTTGaacttaggaaaaaaaaatggtcgACTTAAAAAAGTTTTGGATCCGATCATTTTAATACAGTTAAATGGCATGTTGAAACGGATTACTTGAAATAACATTTTTTCCACAAAATGCTGAAGAAAATGTTGAACTATGAGCACTTAAAAAGTGATTTATTCACATTTTATTTCAACAGAAATGCTATGACGAGTGGATTACAGGGCTTGGAAATTGTTTTCCTCATGAAGAATATCGAAATTAGGAGGGAGAAAGTGAAGTACCGTGATGAGAGTAAGCAAAGGCAGCTCTGTAGGTGTAAATGTGGTCACCTGGCTTGATCTTGCTTTTGTTCACTCGATTACTCAAGATACCCATCTGCACTCTCCGCCTATCTGGGTTTAATTCTTCCAATCGCCACTGTTACTGTCAGTAATGCAGCTCACTACCACCCAACAGTCACCATAGCAAAGACCGACTGAATTTATGACCTTTTTatacaaaaataaagaaagcacTCGCAGAATAAACAGAAGGGTGTTGTATGGTTGGCCGGTCGGTCCCAAACCAAGTTCCAACACCGCATTTTCCCCCTCATAAAAGCACCAACCTTTCATATTCCCCCACTTTCCCACCAATGATCTTCTCTTTCTGCTCTCTCCCTCATAAAAGCACTATTCTAGATCTATGTTCCTTTCTCTCTTACAAACTTTCATATTCTCCCTTTCACGTCCACGCTTTTCTCTCCTCACAAAGAAGCACCCTTCCACATTACCCCTTCTCCCCCTAGGTATTCTCTTTTATTGAAGTCCAGAGAAGCTTCCTGGAGATTAAACTAGGAAGCAAATCCCGGACAGCATATCCACCTAGTAAGCCCAAGTGTAACAGTTTCATATCAATTTATGTAATAAAGGGGAAAAAACAGTACCAATGAAGAAAGCAAAAATTTGCACCAAGATTTCTTCATTGGGGGATTAAACCCAATAACACACATCAAGCAGCAAGTTGTTGTTCTCTGTATTTCCCAAACATGTTCAACATGGGAGCAGTTGaatataaataagaataataaattaacaataataGAATATGCAACTTTATGATGCCTCTACAATAACTAGCTCTATAAAGATATGTTCCAATTGTAGACTTTTACTTCGaagtttttatcattttcgAGCTTGTTTCTCAATTCCATGGCTAAGACTGAACTTTTAACCAGTAATAAAGCAAAGCCCCCGCCACCAGCACCCACTAGTTTGTAGCCACAACAGTAAGGATCTGCAAATGCAAAGAGCTTATCGACAAACTCATTGCTGCAGAAAGGATCTAGTTCCTGATGCAATCGCCAAGTCTCGGTCATTATCTCCCCCAACTCATCAACATCACAATTCATGAGTGATTCTCTCCCGATCTTTGCTAGAGTGGCTAAGCGCTTTATGCTGGATATGAGAAGGTTATCGCGTCTCAGATATCGTGTCACCACCTTGTGAAGGACTTGATGTGCAAGTCGAACCTGCATATGAGCTAAAGAATATAAGCCCGGAAGAAAAGATTTACTAAATAAGATATTAGATTATACGATGGTTGAGGCACCTATCCCCTCGACCAAGATTGTATGATGGTATTGCAAAGTTTTTCAAAAATGTAATCTTTTGAAAGATTAAGACACCCAAGAAGATGTTGCATAATATAAACAGGAGTGACCCAAAAGAGTAAACCATTAGCATCAGCAAAAACTGAAAAGTGAAGAAGTCAAGTTTACAATCCATTCTTAATAAGAAACAAGAGAAGTAAAAATCACAAGAATGAAAAGGCAACTTTTAATCTCCAAAAGGTAAGATCAATATCAATTTCAGAGGAATCCATGCATCCCTTGCACACATATTACATGTTCGAacattcatttttataaaagaagCATATAGTTTCCAAACACGATACCAAAGGTCAATTCAGGAGAAGTGAGAAAGTTTTGGATGCTTACCTGACCAGTAAATACTACAAGCAAACGGTTCTGCAACTCCGAGACCAATTGAGGTGATGGTAACAAGGGGATAACTTGAAGACGTAGTGGGATTCCAGGAAAACTTGTGGTAAACTTGATGCCCGGGTACAAACCTCCAATTTGATCCTGCCAGCCACCTCCAGTCCCCATAAGCTGCTCTAGTACCAATACAAGTCTAGCAACATTTTCATTGCTTTCATCTCCCTCAGTTATCTGAAGAAGACCCTTGACCACAGCAGCAGCTAAGATGCTAGAAGTTCCCAGACCACTACCACGAGGCACATTTGCCcatgttttgattttcaaaccAACAACAGTTAGAATATGATCGTGAATAATGCCAGTCACAAGCAACGCAGATTTGACAAGCCGAAATGGATCATCACTATCAAATGGAGTGGTAATCGAGTTAAGGTCTTCAATATGTAACTCATTACCAGCATCATCACTGAACAAAACTCCAGAAGTTTTCGTTGTTTCTATACAGGTCCCAACAGGAAGAGAACCTTCCAAATTAATTGCCATGTTCAACACGCAACCAGGGCGCTCTAAGCTCCATGGAGGAGTGTCACTCCAACCACCAACAAAATCCACACGTACAGGTAAATTAACAGTTACCCTTTTATGGTGGATTAATTCGTCTATTCCATTATCAGAACGACTATTACCATGTCCCAGTTTATCATTGTCAGGCTTGTCCAAGAgatctaaatatttaaaaaagaaaaaaaaaaaaaaagaagtggtTATACAgtaggaaaaaatatatatgttatgtcAGCCAACGTAGTGTAAAGTTCGGATTAATAACTATTTTGACAAGATACAAGATTGAGAAACAGGAAAATATTTATGGCagggaaaaaaaacatggaaagaGAGACACTTTGTTCATTTCATGTCATCACATCTTATTTGCTGCATTATCAGTGTATTTCTTTCCATTATTCTCTATTAATGCATCAGTCCTTTCAAACGGTGATGAATGCCATATTTACCTTTAAAGCCATATCTTACTGCTGAAGCAGTTTCATCAGCAACAGCTGCCCAAACTTCCCGTTCCAACTCACATGCTGCTGTCTCCTCACTGCATGCTCTCAGGAGATCAACGTGCACCTGGTACACTCGGCTCTTTGGAACAATGTTAATGTTCTGGTTGTGAAGTTCGGGGCACATATCTAGAAAATCCTTGCAAGTTTCTAATCCCAAAACTTCTTTCTGCTTTATTTCTTCACATAGTTGGGACAAATTACGTCCAAGCATGCCAAAGTTGATACAAGCTTTAGCAATTCCAGCAGCCAGTTCTGCTTGGTGATTCCTTGATCCGGTAcacattttaagaaaattgatAGACTTGTGCAATTCCTCCAAACTAACTCGATGAGAACTTTTCCACAACGGAAGCAAGTGCTCCATTTTTCTGTCACTCAATCCCATCAGCCACATAGCCAAAGTAAGCATCTCAAAATAGGAAAGAACCGGGAATATTCTTGCATTCCATAAGCACTTCTCCTGAGTTCGAGCTGTAGGCCACAGATCCCTTTCTTCAATACTCAAATCTTGCAAAACCTTCTTCCAAGGCTTCCCACAAAATGTCCCACCCTTAGAGACTGAAATTTTTGGGTTATCATGAAGTCCACAATATACTATGACTCTTTCAGTATAACCAACTAATGGAACCTCCCAAAGACAATGGCGATCTGGAAGCATAAACCTAAAAGCACCTCCTGGTAACTGGTTGTTAGTTTCTGAGATGTTAACACTAACAACTATACATTGGGAACCAATCTGTACTCCAACAGAAATGGAAGAATCATAAATGAGAGAGTCTTCTCCAACAGATACTTCAGGCCCAATTTTACTGGAAAGGATAACAACAGATGCTGCAATATCAGATGAAGTCGTAGCCGGGATAGAACACAAGTGTCTTCGTCCAATAAGTTCCGACTCATCCCCACTTAGGTGATCCAAAACTTCACTCGAGGTACCAAAATGTAAGAACAATAAGTCATCTGCAAATTAATAACAGTACAAGAATAACTTTAACTAGAAAAATAGAAAAGCAAAGGCAAAAAGAGTATATAATAAACTTCAGTTGCAAAGATGTTATTTGACATACAAGCACAATAGCTAAACATCTTCTGCCTTCCCAACCTACGAATCAATTCTTCACCAAAAGGACGTGGCTGCAACCACTCATGTTTGGCAGGTACCCAAGCTGCTACCAGATCTTCATATAAGCTAATCTACATATACATAGAAAAGGTTTATTTAATACATGAAGCATACCATTCCTAAAGTACTAACACATTAAGTTCGCTGCGGACAATATTAATGGTGTGTTATCAGAGGCCATTTTTCCCTCTTCATCATTAGTGTCAATCTTttctataattatatatataacatattcaCTAATGAAGAGAAAAGGCATAAAGATTTATGAAAGCAAGATGATGTTGTATCTACTTACCGACTCAAGAATCAGAAACAGGCAAAAACAATTTCTACTCACAATCCAATGAAAAAGATCAAGCTTGATGAAATTTTTAACACATGATAAATGAAAACAGACAACTTCACTCTTTCATATTAGTGTTGATTGGCTTGGAAAGTATAATCATCCAAATAAATGTATAGCAATCATTAAATCGTGGATG
This window contains:
- the LOC120083429 gene encoding bifunctional fucokinase/fucose pyrophosphorylase, whose protein sequence is MMESRVTRTRKKKADLLHSILRKSWYHLRLSVRHPSRVPTWDAIVLTAASPDQAQLYEWQLNRAKRIGRIAHSTITLAVADPNGQRVGSGAATLNAIHALAKHYHSLGLVPNPEVDTIGNGCAESDLLPNSSNNNNGVPLSQLASFLSKKHILLLHAGGDSKRVPWANPMGKVFLPLPYLAADDPDGPVPLLFDHILAIASCARHAFKNEGGILTMTGDVLPCFDASTLVLPEDASCIITVPITIDIASNHGVIVASKNETPGRGYTLSLVDNLLQKPSVDELTKNDAVLTDGRTLLDTGIIAVRGKGWVELVLLACSCQPMISDLLKCGKEISLYEDLVAAWVPAKHEWLQPRPFGEELIRRLGRQKMFSYCAYDLLFLHFGTSSEVLDHLSGDESELIGRRHLCSIPATTSSDIAASVVILSSKIGPEVSVGEDSLIYDSSISVGVQIGSQCIVVSVNISETNNQLPGGAFRFMLPDRHCLWEVPLVGYTERVIVYCGLHDNPKISVSKGGTFCGKPWKKVLQDLSIEERDLWPTARTQEKCLWNARIFPVLSYFEMLTLAMWLMGLSDRKMEHLLPLWKSSHRVSLEELHKSINFLKMCTGSRNHQAELAAGIAKACINFGMLGRNLSQLCEEIKQKEVLGLETCKDFLDMCPELHNQNINIVPKSRVYQVHVDLLRACSEETAACELEREVWAAVADETASAVRYGFKDLLDKPDNDKLGHGNSRSDNGIDELIHHKRVTVNLPVRVDFVGGWSDTPPWSLERPGCVLNMAINLEGSLPVGTCIETTKTSGVLFSDDAGNELHIEDLNSITTPFDSDDPFRLVKSALLVTGIIHDHILTVVGLKIKTWANVPRGSGLGTSSILAAAVVKGLLQITEGDESNENVARLVLVLEQLMGTGGGWQDQIGGLYPGIKFTTSFPGIPLRLQVIPLLPSPQLVSELQNRLLVVFTGQVRLAHQVLHKVVTRYLRRDNLLISSIKRLATLAKIGRESLMNCDVDELGEIMTETWRLHQELDPFCSNEFVDKLFAFADPYCCGYKLVGAGGGGFALLLVKSSVLAMELRNKLENDKNFEVKVYNWNISL